One Sneathiella sp. P13V-1 genomic region harbors:
- a CDS encoding RluA family pseudouridine synthase, with translation MPSPEGTHQVEVSAEDVGERLDRFLAEKLGGLSRNRVKPLVKDGKASLAGEVITDPSRRVREGEIYEITIPEARDPDPIPQDIPLDIVFEDEHLIVVNKPARMVVHPAAGNWSGTLVNALLFHCGDSLSGIGGVKRPGIVHRIDKETSGLMVVAKTDAAHQGLATLFENHDIERTYRAIVWGRVYPLSGTIEGNIGRDPHNRKRMAIVTNGGKEAITHYEVEENFEDIACLVKCNLETGRTHQIRVHMAKEGHPLVGDPVYTRPKLSRTKSLPEARQNVIRKFPRQALHAQTLGFVHPITNKPLKFEVEFPSDMKKLLHAFRG, from the coding sequence ATGCCATCACCTGAAGGTACACATCAAGTTGAAGTTTCGGCCGAAGACGTTGGAGAACGTCTGGACAGGTTTCTTGCGGAAAAATTAGGGGGCCTTTCCCGAAATCGTGTAAAACCTTTGGTTAAAGATGGCAAGGCAAGCCTTGCTGGTGAAGTTATCACGGATCCTTCACGCCGCGTTCGTGAAGGCGAAATTTATGAGATCACAATTCCGGAAGCCCGCGATCCCGATCCGATACCACAAGACATCCCCCTCGATATTGTATTTGAGGATGAACATCTGATTGTGGTCAACAAGCCCGCCCGTATGGTCGTTCACCCTGCGGCAGGAAATTGGAGCGGCACCCTTGTCAACGCATTGCTTTTTCACTGCGGCGATAGCCTTTCTGGGATTGGAGGGGTAAAACGCCCTGGCATTGTCCACCGTATTGACAAAGAAACCAGTGGTCTGATGGTAGTTGCAAAAACGGACGCTGCTCATCAGGGCCTGGCCACGCTATTTGAAAATCATGACATCGAAAGAACCTACCGCGCCATTGTCTGGGGCCGCGTTTATCCTCTATCCGGTACGATTGAGGGCAACATCGGGCGCGACCCCCATAATCGAAAGCGTATGGCAATCGTGACAAACGGCGGGAAAGAAGCGATTACCCATTATGAAGTTGAAGAAAACTTCGAAGACATCGCCTGTCTGGTAAAATGCAATTTAGAAACAGGTAGAACCCACCAGATCAGGGTGCATATGGCTAAAGAAGGTCATCCTTTAGTGGGCGATCCTGTCTATACGCGGCCCAAACTCAGCCGTACAAAATCACTTCCCGAAGCCCGGCAAAATGTCATACGCAAATTTCCAAGGCAGGCTTTACATGCACAAACCCTTGGTTTTGTGCACCCCATCACAAACAAACCCTTGAAATTTGAGGTAGAATTCCCATCTGACATGAAGAAACTGCTTCATGCATTTCGGGGGTAG
- a CDS encoding threonine aldolase family protein — MSAITRKNFASDNAAPVCPELMDALLQENQGPAMGYGNDQTTIQMEKQLQDLFGCDLRAFPVATGTAANVLSLSVLTPSYGSVYCHKLAHIEGDECGAPEFYTGGAKLVLLDGDAGKLDPQVLEDALSRTDPENVHHVPPKAISITQTTECGTVYTPDEVAAVGQVAKDYNLGLHMDGARFANAVASLGCHPSEITWKGGVDILSFGATKNGAMAVEAVVFFNQEKAKEFEFRRKRGAHLFSKSRYLSAQLKRYVEDGLWLEMADHANQMATRLATGLASNNENPIVIDHSVDANILFVTLSEKMITNLEEDGFLFYVMGKRSEGNVRLVTSWNTTECEVDRFLEVVKISG; from the coding sequence ATGTCAGCCATTACGCGCAAGAATTTTGCCAGTGATAACGCAGCTCCCGTTTGCCCGGAGTTGATGGATGCATTGCTGCAGGAAAATCAAGGGCCGGCAATGGGCTATGGTAATGACCAGACAACAATTCAGATGGAAAAACAGCTTCAGGATTTGTTCGGCTGCGACTTGCGTGCGTTTCCCGTGGCAACAGGAACAGCGGCAAATGTACTCTCTCTGTCTGTGCTGACACCTTCCTACGGCTCGGTTTATTGTCACAAACTTGCCCATATTGAAGGGGATGAATGCGGGGCGCCAGAGTTCTACACTGGTGGGGCCAAACTCGTTTTGCTGGATGGAGATGCAGGGAAACTTGACCCTCAAGTTTTGGAAGACGCCTTATCCAGGACTGATCCGGAAAATGTGCATCACGTCCCGCCAAAGGCCATCAGCATTACTCAGACAACTGAATGTGGGACTGTTTACACACCTGATGAGGTGGCTGCTGTCGGTCAGGTGGCAAAAGACTATAATCTCGGCTTGCATATGGATGGTGCGAGATTTGCCAATGCAGTTGCCTCTCTTGGATGTCATCCTTCGGAAATTACCTGGAAAGGGGGCGTTGATATCCTTTCTTTCGGAGCGACAAAGAACGGAGCCATGGCTGTTGAAGCGGTTGTCTTTTTCAATCAGGAAAAAGCCAAGGAATTTGAGTTTAGACGTAAGCGGGGGGCTCACCTGTTCTCAAAATCCAGATACCTGTCAGCGCAGCTGAAACGCTATGTGGAGGACGGTCTTTGGCTTGAAATGGCGGATCATGCCAACCAGATGGCGACCCGTCTGGCGACAGGACTTGCTTCCAATAATGAAAATCCGATTGTGATCGATCATAGTGTGGATGCGAATATTCTTTTTGTAACCCTTTCTGAAAAAATGATCACAAATCTTGAAGAAGATGGTTTTCTTTTCTACGTGATGGGGAAGCGGAGCGAAGGAAATGTGAGACTTGTAACGTCGTGGAATACT
- a CDS encoding M67 family metallopeptidase, with protein sequence MQLCITSEHMKQLKDLGRRCYPEEACALLIGNDACVSQVIVSENIASEPKRFFEIDPTVRIKAEKQCREDGRAVIGVFHSHPDGDARPSKTDEKMIYEPDLFWLIASVDNANKIEIAAFHPSSDDGFEKAELKIEGK encoded by the coding sequence ATGCAGTTGTGCATTACATCTGAGCATATGAAACAATTAAAGGACTTGGGGAGACGTTGCTATCCTGAGGAAGCCTGTGCTTTGCTCATCGGAAATGATGCATGTGTGTCTCAGGTTATTGTGTCAGAAAATATTGCCAGTGAGCCAAAGCGGTTTTTTGAAATTGATCCCACGGTTCGGATTAAGGCGGAAAAACAGTGCCGTGAAGACGGTCGCGCGGTTATAGGTGTCTTCCACTCGCACCCAGATGGGGATGCCAGACCGTCAAAGACGGATGAGAAGATGATCTACGAGCCAGATCTTTTTTGGCTGATCGCTTCTGTTGATAATGCAAATAAAATTGAAATCGCTGCTTTTCACCCATCTTCCGATGATGGGTTTGAAAAAGCTGAATTGAAGATAGAAGGAAAATAG
- the rpoH gene encoding RNA polymerase sigma factor RpoH — protein MSNSSLPTITPEGGLTRYLQEIRKFPMLDPDEEYMLAKAWKEREDSEAAHKMVTSHLRLVAKIAMGYRGYGLPVGELIAEGNVGMMQAVKRFEPEKGFRLSTYAMWWIRAAIQEYILRTWSLVKMGTTAAQKKLFFNLRKVKGQIQAIDDGDMTPEQVETISTKLGVSEEEVVNMNRRLTAPDHSLNSPMRADSEGEWMDWLEDDSPNQETVYAESEELKRRKAMLESAMDCLNDREKHILTHRRLREDPLTLEDLSQEFGISRERVRQIEVRAFEKLQKAVKAKAFEERLN, from the coding sequence ATGAGCAATTCGTCTCTGCCAACCATCACACCTGAAGGTGGGTTGACGCGCTACCTTCAGGAAATTCGCAAATTCCCAATGCTGGATCCAGACGAGGAATACATGCTGGCAAAAGCCTGGAAGGAACGTGAGGATTCGGAAGCCGCTCACAAAATGGTGACGAGCCATCTACGTCTTGTGGCCAAGATTGCCATGGGTTACCGCGGATATGGCCTCCCCGTTGGAGAATTGATCGCCGAAGGCAATGTCGGCATGATGCAAGCCGTTAAACGATTTGAACCTGAAAAAGGGTTTCGACTGTCCACATATGCAATGTGGTGGATCAGGGCTGCCATTCAGGAATACATTCTTCGCACATGGTCCCTTGTGAAAATGGGGACAACGGCGGCGCAGAAGAAACTCTTCTTTAACCTCCGCAAAGTCAAAGGCCAAATACAAGCCATTGATGATGGCGACATGACACCAGAACAGGTGGAGACCATTTCCACAAAACTAGGCGTGTCCGAGGAAGAAGTTGTCAACATGAACCGCCGCCTTACTGCGCCGGATCATAGCCTGAACTCGCCAATGCGTGCTGATAGCGAAGGAGAGTGGATGGACTGGCTCGAAGATGACAGTCCAAATCAGGAAACCGTATATGCGGAAAGTGAAGAGCTGAAACGCCGTAAAGCAATGCTGGAAAGCGCAATGGATTGCCTGAACGACCGCGAGAAGCATATTCTCACTCATCGCCGCCTACGCGAAGACCCTTTGACACTTGAAGATCTGAGCCAGGAGTTCGGCATCAGCCGCGAACGGGTTCGTCAGATTGAAGTTCGCGCCTTCGAAAAGCTACAGAAGGCAGTAAAAGCCAAAGCGTTTGAAGAGCGTTTGAACTAA
- a CDS encoding HupE/UreJ family protein, translated as MKRTITLSAALIALGSTPALAHTGHDAGGLISGLSHPLLGLDHILAMVAVGLFAVQSGGKSKYTLPALFVVAMLAGGALGLTALNVPFVEAGIVGSVVLLGAAIAFGRKIPTVVSATMIAVFAMFHGVAHGAEIPATASVLTFAAGMTVSTAALHVLGLGIGTVAPAVLRIAGAAIALSGLALTAM; from the coding sequence ATGAAACGTACCATTACGCTATCCGCAGCACTTATTGCCCTTGGCAGCACACCAGCTCTGGCCCACACCGGTCATGATGCAGGCGGCCTTATCTCTGGCCTTTCCCACCCACTTCTTGGACTGGATCACATCTTGGCAATGGTCGCTGTCGGCCTATTCGCAGTTCAAAGCGGCGGCAAAAGCAAATATACACTACCAGCACTTTTCGTCGTAGCTATGCTGGCAGGCGGTGCACTTGGCTTGACTGCCCTTAACGTTCCATTTGTTGAAGCCGGTATCGTTGGATCCGTTGTTCTGTTGGGTGCAGCAATTGCCTTTGGACGTAAAATCCCAACGGTCGTTTCCGCAACCATGATTGCAGTATTTGCCATGTTCCACGGTGTCGCACACGGTGCTGAAATTCCAGCGACAGCTTCAGTACTGACATTTGCGGCTGGCATGACTGTTTCAACAGCTGCCTTACATGTACTCGGCTTAGGGATCGGAACTGTTGCCCCTGCTGTACTGCGTATCGCTGGAGCAGCTATTGCTCTTAGTGGTCTTGCCCTGACAGCGATGTAA
- a CDS encoding putative quinol monooxygenase, whose translation MSNHVYWIIEADVKDGKLDELKSLMVEMSEATKADEPGALNYEWSLSEDEKVCHIFERYTDSDATMVHMGNFGSKFAGRFMGVLKPTACTLYGDPDERVQKAMKPMGYVPMKSAAGFSR comes from the coding sequence ATGTCAAACCATGTCTATTGGATTATCGAAGCCGATGTAAAAGACGGCAAGCTGGACGAACTTAAAAGCCTGATGGTAGAGATGTCAGAAGCGACCAAGGCCGATGAGCCTGGTGCACTAAACTATGAGTGGTCTCTCAGCGAAGATGAAAAAGTCTGTCATATCTTTGAACGTTACACAGATTCTGACGCAACTATGGTCCATATGGGTAATTTTGGAAGCAAGTTTGCAGGCCGGTTTATGGGTGTACTTAAACCTACAGCATGTACTTTATATGGTGATCCGGATGAACGGGTTCAAAAGGCGATGAAGCCTATGGGATATGTTCCTATGAAATCGGCGGCGGGTTTCTCTCGCTAA